The following are from one region of the Sorghum bicolor cultivar BTx623 chromosome 2, Sorghum_bicolor_NCBIv3, whole genome shotgun sequence genome:
- the LOC8054756 gene encoding NAC domain-containing protein 100 has protein sequence MEAGGGGGGGGGESKKKEESLPPGFRFHPTDEELITYYLRQKIADGSFTARAIAEVDLNKCEPWDLPEKAKLGEKEWYFFSLRDRKYPTGVRTNRATNAGYWKTTGKDKEIYTGQLPATPELVGMKKTLVFYKGRAPRGEKTNWVMHEYRLHSKSVPKSNKDEWVVCRVFAKSAGAKKYPSNNAHSRSSHHHHPYALDMVPPLLPTLLQHDPFARHHGHHHHHPYMTPADLAELARFARGTPGLHPHIQPHPGTSAAAAAYMNPAVAAAAPPSFTLSGSGLNLNLGASPAMPSPPQALHAMSMAMGGQTGNHHQVMAGEHQHQHHQQQMATAAGLGGCVIVPGADGGFGADAAGGRYQSLDVEQLVERYWPAGYQV, from the exons ATGGAagcaggaggaggtggtggagggggagggggagagtCGAAGAAGAAGGAGGAGAGCTTGCCGCCGGGCTTCAGGTTCCACCCAACGGACGAGGAGCTCATCACGTACTACCTGCGGCAGAAGATCGCCGACGGCAGCTTCACGGCGAGGGCCATCGCCGAGGTCGACCTCAACAAGTGCGAGCCGTGGGATCTCCCGG AGAAAGCGAAGCTGGGAGAAAAAGAGTGGTATTTCTTCAGCCTAAGAGACCGAAAGTACCCAACAGGCGTTCGAACAAACCGTGCCACTAACGCCGGATATTGGAAGACAACGGGGAAAGATAAGGAAATCTACACCGGTCAGCTACCGGCCACGCCAGAGCTAGTAGGGATGAAGAAAACCCTGGTGTTCTACAAGGGAAGAGCTCCTCGGGGCGAGAAGACAAACTGGGTCATGCATGAGTATCGCCTGCACTCCAAATCAGTCCCCAAATCTAACAAG GATGAGTGGGTGGTGTGCCGGGTGTTCGCCAAGAGCGCCGGCGCCAAGAAGTACCCGTCCAACAACGCGCACTCGCGGTCgtcgcaccaccaccacccgtaCGCGCTGGACATGGTGCCACCGCTCCTGCCCACGCTGCTGCAGCACGACCCCTTCGCGCGCCACcacggccaccaccaccaccacccgtaCATGACCCCGGCCGACCTGGCCGAGCTCGCGCGCTTCGCCCGCGGCACGCCGGGGCTGCACCCGCACATCCAGCCGCACCCcgggacgtcggcggcggcggcggcgtacaTGAACCCCGCCGTGGCAGCAGCTGCGCCACCGTCGTTCACGCTCTCTGGCAGTGGGCTCAACCTGAACCTCGGCGCCTCGCCGGCCATGCCATCGCCGCCGCAAGCACTCCACGCGATGTCGATGGCGATGGGCGGCCAGACGGGTAACCATCATCAGGTGATGGCAGGtgagcaccagcaccagcaccatcAGCAGCagatggcgacggcggcggggcTCGGCGGCTGCGTCATCGTGCCCGGAGCGGACGGAGGGTTCGGCGCGGACGCGGCCGGGGGCCGGTACCAGAGCTTGGACGTGGAGCAGCTGGTGGAGAGGTACTGGCCTGCCGGCTACCAGGTCTAG
- the LOC8054757 gene encoding 30S ribosomal protein S16-2, chloroplastic/mitochondrial — translation MVVRIRLARFGCRNRPFYRVMAADSRSPRDGKHLEVLGYYNPLPGKDGGKRMGLKFDRVKYWLSVGAQPSDPVQSILFRAGLLPPPPMLAMARKGGPRDRRPIHPMTGRPLDLEGVTIVDDSNAPEGDAEEPTDEVAS, via the exons ATGGTGGTACGGATCCGTCTGGCGCGGTTCGGGTGCCGGAACCGGCCCTTCTACCGGGTGATGGCCGCCGACAGCCGCTCCCCGCGCGACGGCAAGCACCTCGAAGTCCTCGGCTACTACAACCCGCTCCCAG GGAAGGATGGAGGCAAGAGGATGGGCCTGAAATTCGACCGGGTGAA GTATTGGCTGTCAGTTGGGGCACAGCCATCAGATCCTGTGCAGAGTATTCTCTTTCGTGCCGGACTTCTGCCACCACCTCCAATGCTAGCTATGGCACGGAAGGGTGGGCCACGCGATAGGCGCCCCATTCATCCAATGACTGGGCGCCCCTTGGATCTCGAGGGCGTCACAATTGTCGATGACTCCAATGCTCCTGAAGGCGACGCTGAAGAGCCTACAGATGAGGTGGCTTCATAA
- the LOC8055889 gene encoding thaumatin-like protein 1b, translating to MPPAPSPFSLGFTSVDGYRMGEQPRRTRQLCLLALVFAQWHQVSMAMTFTISNYCSHPIWPGTLAGSGTSQLSTTGFRLEPGQTVQLAAPVGWSGRIWARTGCVFDADGAGVCQTGDCGGRMECRGSGATPPATLFEVTLGQGGGQDFYDVSLVDGYNLPVVAIPRARQGACNATGCMADLNRSCPRELQVDCGGGAIACRSACEAFGQDRYCCSGAYGTPDACHPTVYSSIFKSACPRAYSYAYDDRTSTFTCRAVDYTIAFCLPTSEIKRSDAKFLGAQIDDGQSTGNGNAPPIYNNGGFKPPIYNYGGGGSRVPTTTTSSASTRYSQPWLLLLLVLVFFF from the exons ATGCCTCCAGCGCCTTCCCCTTTCTCCCTCGGATTCACATCAGTTGACGGCTATAGGATGGGAGAACAACCAAGAAGAACTCGTCAGCTGTGTCTGCTTGCTCTGGTGTTCGCGCAATGGCACCAAGTCTCGATGGCCATGACGTTCACTATCTCCAACTACTGCTCCCACCCGATCTGGCCGGGGACGCTCGCCGGCTCCGGCACGTCGCAGCTTTCCACGACGGGGTTCAGGCTTGAGCCTGGGCAGACGGTCCAGCTCGCGGCGCCGGTGGGGTGGTCGGGGCGGATATGGGCGCGGACGGGGTGCGTGTTCGACGCGGACGGCGCGGGCGTGTGCCAGACGGGCGACTGCGGCGGGCGGATGGAGTGCCGCGGCTCCGGCGCCACGCCGCCGGCCACGCTGTTCGAGGTCACCCTGGGGCAGGGCGGCGGTCAGGACTTCTACGACGTCAGCCTCGTCGACGGCTACAACCTGCCGGTCGTCGCGATCCCGCGTGCGCGCCAGGGCGCGTGCAACGCCACCGGGTGCATGGCCGACCTCAACCGCT CGTGCCCGAGGGAGCTCCAGGTGgactgcggcggcggcgccatcgcGTGCCGGAGCGCGTGCGAGGCGTTCGGGCAGGACAGGTACTGCTGCAGCGGCGCGTACGGGACGCCGGACGCGTGCCACCCGACGGTGTACTCGTCCATCTTCAAGTCGGCGTGCCCGCGCGCGTACAGCTACGCCTACGACGACAGAACCAGCACCTTCACCTGCAGGGCCGTGGACTACACCATCGCCTTCTGCCTCCCGACCTCCGA GATAAAGAGGTCGGATGCGAAGTTTCTCGGAGCACAGATAGACGACGGCCAGAGCACCGGCAATGGCAATGCGCCGCCGATTTACAACAACGGCGGCTTCAAACCGCCGATCTACAACTACGGCGGCGGAGGTTCTCGTGTGCCGACGACGACAACCTCGTCAGCGAGCACACGATACAGCCAGCCGTGGCTCCTGCTACTGCTGGTGCTCGTCTTCTTTTTCTGA
- the LOC8055890 gene encoding uncharacterized protein LOC8055890 has protein sequence MASASVSMSPAAAASMLLCASVALILCGSVTFAIGFFLMPWVAGLALLFGFAGAVHTLSSGLFLCTNTKQPPAAAAAAVPCKHPRGRIIGPPTTTPVMRSEAGFSGGDIGFLGNARTESPRG, from the coding sequence ATGGCGTCGGCGTCGGTGTCGATGtcgccggccgcggcggcgtccATGCTCCTGTGCGCGTCGGTGGCGCTCATACTCTGCGGATCCGTCACCTTCGCCATCGGCTTCTTCCTCATGCCATGGGTCGCCGGCCTCGCGCTCCTCTTCGGCTTCGCCGGCGCCGTCCACACCCTCTCCTCGGGGCTCTTCCTCTGCACCAACACCAAGCAGCCCCCGGCCGCTGCCGCCGCGGCGGTCCCTTGCAAGCACCCGCGGGGACGGATCATCGGGCCCCCGACCACAACCCCAGTGATGCGCTCCGAAGCTGGGTTTTCCGGCGGCGACATCGGCTTCCTAGGGAACGCGCGAACAGAATCACCGCGTGGGTGA
- the LOC8054758 gene encoding probable sarcosine oxidase, whose translation MIRCEEINLVAVQVSNTSLTDGYCWAHFLWFGKSKLANSWRCSNISLAIYFTELPNITIWQARNSKLLEMLQSGPGCATNPTSPLERSDIRAKREKKESRAITSIACVMAASDSDGAGDGDGHRRFDVIVVGAGIMGSCAAYAAASRGARVLLLERFDRLHVRGSSHGESRGTRSTYAKAYYAPMLRLARRLWDEAQAEAGDRVLTPTPQLDLGPRDDPALLAAVRNGGATVVGEGSAWPGAGVFRVPDGWMAAASELGGVIQATKAVKMFQDLASKKGAVVKDRTEVIDVTKRDGSILVKTKSGEEFHGAKSIITVGAWTSKLVRSVTGMDLPVQPWHSLLCYWKAKPGRERELTPEASFPTFGSYSDPIIYGTPSMEFPGLIKIAMHGGSPCDPDSRRGDMTTDDDAALVEPVSRWIRDFMPDHIDTVERPLKAVPCMYSMTPDEDFVMDFLGGDFGKDVVVGAGFSGHGFKMAPAVGRILAEMAMDGEAGTAVGAGLELGYFSIDRFVDNPKGNLKGS comes from the exons atgatACGGTGTGAAGAGATCAATTTGGTTGCTGTGCAGGTCAGCAACACTAGTCTCACTGACGGTTACTGTTGGGCCCATTTTTTGTGGTTTGGTAAGTCTAAAttggcaaactcttggagatgctctaatattTCACTTGCCATTTATTTTACGGAGTTGCCAAACATCACAATTTGGCAAGCTAGAAatagcaaactcttggagatgctccaaAGTGGGCCGGGCTGCGCTACCAACCCCACAAGCCCACTAGAGCGATCAGATATCAGGGCGAaacgagaaaaaaaagagagcagAGCGATCACGAGCATAGCGTGCGTAATGGCGGCGTCCGACTCCGacggcgccggcgacggcgacggccacCGCCGTTTCGACGTGATCGTGGTGGGAGCGGGCATCATGGGCAGCTGCGCGGCGTACGCGGCGGCCTCCCGCGGCGCGCGCGTGCTGCTGCTGGAGCGTTTCGACCGCCTCCACGTCCGCGGCTCCTCGCACGGCGAGTCCCGCGGCACCCGCTCCACCTACGCGAAGGCTTACTACGCGCCCATGCTGCGCCTGGCGCGCCGCCTCTGGGACGAGGCCCAGGCCGAGGCTGGGGACCGCGTGCTCACGCCCACGCCTCAACTCGATTTGGGCCCGCGGGACGACCCGGCGCTTCTCGCCGCCGTCAGGAATGGCGGCGCCACCGTGGTCGGCGAGGGCTCGGCCTGGCCGGGGGCCGGCGTGTTCAGGGTGCCCGATGGGTGGATGGCGGCGGCGAGCGAGCTCGGTGGGGTGATACAGGCGACCAAGGCGGTTAAGATGTTCCAGGATCTTGCCAGCAAGAAGGGCGCCGTCGTGAAGGACAGGACGGAGGTGATCGATGTCACGAAGCGAG ATGGATCAATCCTGGTGAAGACAAAGAGTGGTGAGGAATTCCATGGAGCAAAAAGTATCATAACGGTCGGTGCCTGGACGAGCAAGCTGGTGAGGTCGGTCACCGGCATGGATCTGCCTGTGCAACCATGGCACAGCCTCCTGTGTTACTGGAAGGCGAAGCCCGGCCGCGAGCGAGAGCTGACCCCGGAAGCCAGCTTCCCAACGTTCGGGAGCTACAGCGACCCCATCATCTACGGCACCCCGTCGATGGAGTTCCCGGGCCTGATCAAGATCGCCATGCACGGCGGGTCACCGTGCGATCCGGACAGCCGCCGTGGCGACATGACCACGGACGACGACGCTGCCCTGGTGGAGCCCGTGTCGCGGTGGATCCGAGACTTCATGCCGGACCACATCGACACCGTGGAGCGGCCGCTCAAGGCAGTGCCGTGTATGTACTCCATGACCCCCGACGAGGACTTCGTTATGGACTTCTTGGGCGGTGATTTCGGGAAGGATGTTGTCGTCGGCGCCGGGTTCTCCGGCCACGGATTCAAGATGGCACCGGCCGTTGGAAGGATCTTGGCCGAGATGGCTATGGACGGGGAGGCGGGCACCGCTGTGGGGGCTGGTTTGGAGCTCGGGTACTTCAGCATTGACAGGTTTGTGGACAACCCGAAGGGGAACCTCAAGGGTTCTTGA